From the genome of Gimesia chilikensis:
GATCAGGTGGGAAACCGCAGGATTCTTTCAGAGAAGACTTTCACGAATTGCCGGAATAAATTACAACACATGGATTAAACGGAAAACTCTTTTCCGAACGGGAGATACGAATCCCGCCGGAGGGCACCGGGGTAACCCTGTTCTTCCGGAAACTGACGACAGGAAATCGATTTCGTTCGACTTGCAGACTCAAGAAGGAAACAGCATGGCCTCGCCACTGGAATTGTTTCGTAAAAATCAAAAAGTATTAATGGTCCCCCTGACCATTCTGGCCATGTTCGCATTTATCGTGCTGGGCCAGATGAATGCAGACCAGGTACCGCCGATCCTGGGCATGCTCTTCGTGGGGCCGTTATTCTGGTTCCTGGGAAAAGACCGTGGTAAAGGCAAAGAATTTGCCGCAGTCGGAGTCGTGGTCGGCTTTCTGCTGGGCTACATGTACATGCCCCGGATGGGAACTGCAAATGTCGTAACCTCCACCGCAGGAGAAATCGACCAGCAGCAGTACCAGATCATGCTGCAGAACCGGCAGATCGCCAATCAGTTCGTCGCCCAGTCGTATTTCGCTTCACTCACTGAAGAAGAAATGCAGAGCGCACGGGTGCCGCAGGGTGCCTTGTTTGGTTTTCCCTTTGTACAGAGCTCCGAAGACGACATGATCCTGGAATTCCTGCTCCGTAAAGAAGCAGACCAGATGCAACTGGTGGTCTCTGACGACGCGGTTTCCAATTACATCTCACGCTATACCAATAACAAACTGAGCCAGGAAGCCTTCAAACGGGTCTGCCAGCAACTGGGTGTCACCCAGGGACGGATTTATGAAATCCTGCGGGACCAGCTCAAAGCACGTCTCGCTTTCCAGCTGAAGAGCCCCGAAGTCTCGCTGACCCCGGATCAGTACTGGAACTTCTATCAAAAATTCAACGTACGCGAAGAACTGGAAGTGGCAGCCCTGCCGGTCGAAGATTTCAAGAAAGAGATTGCTGAACCGACCGAAGCCGAGATGAAGGCTTTCTATGAAAACTACAAAGCAGTCATGCCCAACGAAAAAGGTCCGGGAGCACCGGGGCTGCTGCAGCCTCCTAAAGTAAAAGTGGAATACCTGCTGGTCGACTATGAAGAGACCGAAAAGCAGGTTAAGGCTGTTACAGAAGAAGAGATCAAAGCGTTCTATGAGGAGAACAAAGAAACGCTTTACAAAAACAATCCGATCCCCAACGATCCGAACATGAACTTCCCGGGAGCTCCTGTCGCTCCGCAGGGAGATCAACCGGTCGAAGCTCCTAAGCCTGCCGCTCCGAAACCAGCTGCTGAAGAGAAAGCACCTGCGAAACCAGAGACTCCCAAGGCAGAGCCAGCGGAGAAAACCAAAACATCGGCTCCCAAGGCTGAGGAAAAACCCAAGCCCGAAGCAAAACCGGAAGCAGAGAAAGCCAAAACAGAATCGAAAGACAAAACGAGTGCCCTCGATTCCAACCAGACAACTTTCGTAGCACTACTGGATGAAAAGCAGCCTGCTAAACCAGAGCCTGCCAAGAAAGAATCTGCAGCCAAGGAACCTGAAAAGAAAGAATCGGCTCCCCCTGCAGATACGAAGCCGGCTGATAAGCCTGCGAAACCAGCTGCGAAGCCCGAAAGCAAACCAGCACAGACTGCTGAGAAACCTGCTGACAAACCGGCAGACTCTCAACCGGAAAGTGCAACGACGGCTGCACCTCCGCTGGAACCATACCGTCCACTCAATGATGAGTTGAAAAGTGAAATTCGCGATCAGCTGCTGCGGGAACGCACTCTCGAGCTGATGCAGCAGAAGAACAACGCAGCCGCGACCTTCATGAACGACTTGAGCTACAAGATCAACAGTCCTGCGACTGGTGAGAATCCTCCAACACCAAAGGAGATCACCGAGCAGCTCAAGAGCTATGCAGCCAAGAACAAGCTCGTGTATAACATCACCCCCATGATGACCGCCCGGGAACTCATGGAGTCTGAGAAATACCCGCTGGGTACCGCACGTGAGCCCACCCTGAATGAATTCACGGCACAGCCGCGAACCGTGCTCGAACAGCTGTTCGGCACCCCCATGGATCAGCTTTACACGACTTTCGAAGCGGAAGATTCCTTCTCCAGTGCTTTGATTTCTTACTGGAAAGTCGCTCATACCGACACGATGGTGCCTAAGTTCGACGATCCCGAAATCAAACAGGAGATCATCGCCCAGATCAAAACTGAAAAAGCCCGTCCGCTGGCTCAGAAACGGGCAGAAGAACTCAAGGCTTTGATCACCAAAGCGAAAGACGAAGACATGCAGACTGCTCTGAAGGGGCAGACCATCACCGGCAAAAAAGAGGGAACGGAACTGTTAACGCAGACCACCGAATCCTTCAGCTGGATGCGGACCTCAACAGCCGGAGCGAGCAACCCGTTCGCTTTCCCCCGGCCTGAACTCTCGACGATCTCTGCCATCGATGGAGCCGGCAACGACTTCATGGAACAGGTCTTCGACAATATGCAGGAAGGGGATGTGGGCGTTGCCATGAATGCCGACAAGTCGATCTGCTACGTGGTCAAAGTCATCAACCGGATTCCGTCCACACCGGGCGGACAGACAGCCATGTACCAGGAATTCCTGAAAACAGACCTGTTCTTCTTCTTCTCACCTTACCTGCCGATGGCTCAGCAGGAGCAGGTGCAGACAATCCAGAACTGGGGCAAAGATCTGCTGGCGAAGTACAACGTCCAGAAGCACTTTGAAGCCATGGATCAGGAAGTCGAAGTCGTGCAGGAGTAATCCTCGAACAGGATCACAGACACAAATCGGTTGTATCGGCAGACGGTACAACCGATTTTTTTATTCCCTCACAGCAGAGCATTTTTTCGTAAAACCGGCTGGACAAGCGAAAAAAAGGCGTTTATTTCTATAGAGGTGCCGTCGGATCTGACTCCGTTTTTCCGGTCCCACAGAAGGACGCCGGTGAGAACGAGCCAGCCAGGAAGATCCAGGTAACTCAAAAGGTACTCACCACCTACGTTGTATTTTCAACACTTACCAGTTAAAAATGGACAAATCTTCCAGCTGTCTGCCGGCTGGGACCGTATCAATAAACGAGGCGGTCCGGCGGACGGACCGGACTGGAACATCCATACTGTTGAATCAACCACGAGATAATCATCGGGAGAATTATTCTAATGTCGGAACAGGTTCAGCAAGCTCCTGCCGGGTCAGCGACGGGCACGGCTTCCGAAAACATGATCGAGGCGATCGGGCTGAGTAAGTTTTATGGCCAGTTCGCTGCAACCCGCGATGTGACATTTTCGGTCCCCCGCGGCCAGGTCGCAGCGTTCCTGGGACCGAACGGTGCAGGCAAATCGACTACGATGAAACTGCTGACCGGCTTCCTGTCCCCCAGCGAAGGACAGGCCCGCGTCGGCGGGTTCGATGTCAGCACGCACCGGATTGAAGCCAGTCAGAAACTCGGTTATCTGCCGGAAAACGGGCCGCTCTACGAAGAGATGACGCCGCTGGGCTTTCTGAAATACGTGGGTGGCGTGCGGGGCATGTCGAGTGCCGAGCTCAGCAACCGACTCGAGTTCGTGATGGATAAGTGCGACTTGAGTACCGTCTGGAAAAAACCAATTCGCAAACTCTCCCGCGGTTTTCGGCAACGTGTGGGCATGGCCCAGGCGCTGCTGCACGATCCGGACATCCTGATTCTGGATGAACCGACCAGCGGTCTCGACCCCAATCAGAACCAGTCCGTGCGTGACCTGATTCGCAGTCTGGGGAAAACCAAGACCATTCTGCTTTCGACCCATATTCTGCAGGAAGTCAAAGCCGTCTGCAGCCGCGTGATCCTGATTAACCAGGGTTCGGTTGTATTCGATGGCCCTGTGGATGAGCTGGGTAACAGTCAGGAAGACATGGAAGAACGCTTCCACAAACTGACACACGCATAAGTTCAATTTCACCGACCAATTTCGTTATCTCATAAAGCTGACGTAAGGACCCTTCTGTTATGTTGCGGAACAACGTTGTATTGGCCGTCTTCAAGCGAAACGTACAGAGCTACTTCTCGGGAGTGCTCGGCTATCTGTTTATTGTCGTGTTCGTGGTCGCCGGTGCCTTCGCTGCCTTCAACCAGCAGTTCTTCGCCAACAACCAGGCGAACCTGGATCAGTTGAGCCTGTGGTATCCCCTGCTGCTGCTGTTCATCATCCCGGCAATTACGATGGGCGTCTGGGCCGATGAGAAAAAACTGGGGACCGACGAACTGCTGTTTACCCTGCCCGCTTCGGATCTGGAAGTCCTGCTGGGCAAATTCCTGGCGGTACTGGCGGTCTACACGATCGCCCTGCTGTTCTCCGTCACGCATATTTTCGTGCTCTCCAGCATCGGCAACCCGGACATGGGGCTGATGTTTACGACTTACTTTGGTTACTGGCTCGCGGGTGCCTCCCTGCTCTCTGCGGGCATGTTCGCTTCCGCGCTGACGAGCAGCACCACGGTCGCGTTTGTGCTGGGAACCGTGATCTGCGCGATCCCGGTCTTCATTGGACAGGTGGCTCCTTCCAGTAATCTGATTCAGAGTCTGAGCCTGGTCGAACAGTTCCAGGATTTCAACACCGGTGTTCTGCCGCTGGCCTCGGTGCTGTACTTCATCTCGCTGGCGATCATGATGCTGTACCTGAACCGGGTGCTCATCACCCGCCGACACTGGAGTTCCCAGGAACAGAATTCGATGGGACTGCAGTACCTGGTGCGAACCGTTTCGCTGGCAGTGATCCTGATCAGCGTGAATGCGATTGTCTCCTACGGCAGCAGCCGCATCGATATGACGAGCGAAAGGGTCTACAGCCTGTCACAGACGACCAAAGACCTGATCTCCAAGATCGACGATAAAAACCCCGTCACGATTGAAGCTTTCATCAGTCCGGAAGTCTCGCGGGAATACGTGCCGATTCGCAAACGACTGATCGGCCTGCTGCGGGAATATGACCAGCTGGGCGGCAAACGCCTGCAGGTGCGGTTCGTCGACGTTGAGCCGTTCAGTAAGGAAGAAGAGGAAGCCCGGCTGCTGGACATCTCTCCCCAACGGGTACAGACCGAACGGGGTGGACGGGCTTACGTGGAAACCATCTTCATGGGTGCCGTCGTGAAGAGTGCGACCGATGAAGTGGTGATTCCGTTCTTCAATGTCGGGACTCCCATCGAATACGAGCTGACCCGCTCTATTCGTACGGTCTCCAAAGATGATCGTCTGACGGTCGGCATACTGAATACCGATGCCAGCATTTTTGGTGGCCTGGACATGAGCATGGGCGGCAACCAGCCTCCGTGGCTGATTGTGAGTGAACTCAAGAAACAGTACCGGGTCGAGCAGGTTTCCCCCGATTCGCCGATCAGCGATACCGATTACGACGTTCTGCTGGCGGTGCTCCCCTCGTCATTGACCGAACCCCAGCTCAAGAATCTGGTGGACTACGTCAAGAAAGGGAAACCGACACTGATCTGCGATGACCCGCTGCCCGTCTTCGGTGGAGGACGAGGCATTCAGATGGCGCCCCGCATGCCCAAACCAAGTCCAGGAGGCATGATGGGAATGCGTCAACCGCCGCCAACGCCCAAGGCTTACGAGGGTCGGCTGACGCCGCTGATGAACCTGCTGGAGATTGCCTGGGATAACGGGGAAGTGGTATTCGACTACTTCAATCCGCATCCTGAGTTTGCCGAAGTCGTGCGTCCCGAGCTGATCTTCATCAGCCCCAAGAGTGGAACGAAAAGCGCCTTCAGCCTCGACAGCAATATCACCAGTGGTCTGCAGGAAATGCTGACCTTCTTCCCGGGCAGTATCCGTCCGCGGAAAGACCGGAATCTGAATTTCGAACCGCTGCTGCGTACCGGTCCCAACTCCGGTCTGCTGGCGTGGGGTGAGATCACCAGCCCGTTCTTCAACTCGGTACGCATCGTGCAGGATCCGGTCCGCGTGATCGACGAACACGCCCACGTGCTGGCGGCCCATATCACTTCGACGCCGAAATCAAAAGTGAAGGACCTGAACGTGATCTTCGTCGCCGATGCCGACCTGATCTCGGATGAGCTGTTCAACATCCGTGAGCGTCAGGCCTTCGGTCTGAAGATCGACAACGTCACCTTCCTGTTGAACTGTGTCGACCAGCTGGCCGGGGACGATTCCTATATCTCACTCCGCAAACGGCGTCAGAAACATCGCACGCTGACACTGGTCGAACGCGAAACTTCGGTCTTCATCAAAGAGCGGAATGCAGAACGGGAAAAGGCCAACGAGGTCGCTGATGCCAAACTGGAAGAAGCCCGTGATCGTCTCAAAGAGCAACGGGAAAAGATCGAAAAAGATCCTTCCATGGACAGCCGGGAAAAACAGATCCGTTTACGAATGGCTGAAGAAAACGAAAGTCGTCGGCTGGAAGTCGATGAAGCCAAGATCGAACGGGAAAAACAGCAACAGGTCGAAAAGATCAAAGCTCAAACCGAGCGACAGATTCGGGAAATTGAAAACCGGATTCGCTGGTATGCGATCCTGGTGCCCCCCTTCCCGGCGATCCTGTTGGGAATCTGCTTCCTGTTCTTCCGCTTGAAGCACGAGAACCAGAATATTGCTCCGGACCGGAGACTGAAATAAACGCAGCCCCCGCGGCCAGTTTCAATCCATCTTAAACCACTTGTTTTAAGTAAAACGTTTGCCATGAATGAAACGACGAGAACATTGACCTTTGTGGGAATCGCCGTGGTTGCCTTAATTGCGGCGTTCGTAACCGATCGCGCCTCGCAACCGGTCGAGCTGACGGGTTATGAAAAGGTAGGCGAAGAATTCTATCCGGACTTCACGGATCCGACCCAGGCCAGAGCGCTGCGGGTGGTGAGCTAC
Proteins encoded in this window:
- a CDS encoding SurA N-terminal domain-containing protein, which codes for MASPLELFRKNQKVLMVPLTILAMFAFIVLGQMNADQVPPILGMLFVGPLFWFLGKDRGKGKEFAAVGVVVGFLLGYMYMPRMGTANVVTSTAGEIDQQQYQIMLQNRQIANQFVAQSYFASLTEEEMQSARVPQGALFGFPFVQSSEDDMILEFLLRKEADQMQLVVSDDAVSNYISRYTNNKLSQEAFKRVCQQLGVTQGRIYEILRDQLKARLAFQLKSPEVSLTPDQYWNFYQKFNVREELEVAALPVEDFKKEIAEPTEAEMKAFYENYKAVMPNEKGPGAPGLLQPPKVKVEYLLVDYEETEKQVKAVTEEEIKAFYEENKETLYKNNPIPNDPNMNFPGAPVAPQGDQPVEAPKPAAPKPAAEEKAPAKPETPKAEPAEKTKTSAPKAEEKPKPEAKPEAEKAKTESKDKTSALDSNQTTFVALLDEKQPAKPEPAKKESAAKEPEKKESAPPADTKPADKPAKPAAKPESKPAQTAEKPADKPADSQPESATTAAPPLEPYRPLNDELKSEIRDQLLRERTLELMQQKNNAAATFMNDLSYKINSPATGENPPTPKEITEQLKSYAAKNKLVYNITPMMTARELMESEKYPLGTAREPTLNEFTAQPRTVLEQLFGTPMDQLYTTFEAEDSFSSALISYWKVAHTDTMVPKFDDPEIKQEIIAQIKTEKARPLAQKRAEELKALITKAKDEDMQTALKGQTITGKKEGTELLTQTTESFSWMRTSTAGASNPFAFPRPELSTISAIDGAGNDFMEQVFDNMQEGDVGVAMNADKSICYVVKVINRIPSTPGGQTAMYQEFLKTDLFFFFSPYLPMAQQEQVQTIQNWGKDLLAKYNVQKHFEAMDQEVEVVQE
- a CDS encoding ABC transporter ATP-binding protein, encoding MSEQVQQAPAGSATGTASENMIEAIGLSKFYGQFAATRDVTFSVPRGQVAAFLGPNGAGKSTTMKLLTGFLSPSEGQARVGGFDVSTHRIEASQKLGYLPENGPLYEEMTPLGFLKYVGGVRGMSSAELSNRLEFVMDKCDLSTVWKKPIRKLSRGFRQRVGMAQALLHDPDILILDEPTSGLDPNQNQSVRDLIRSLGKTKTILLSTHILQEVKAVCSRVILINQGSVVFDGPVDELGNSQEDMEERFHKLTHA
- a CDS encoding Gldg family protein, with translation MLRNNVVLAVFKRNVQSYFSGVLGYLFIVVFVVAGAFAAFNQQFFANNQANLDQLSLWYPLLLLFIIPAITMGVWADEKKLGTDELLFTLPASDLEVLLGKFLAVLAVYTIALLFSVTHIFVLSSIGNPDMGLMFTTYFGYWLAGASLLSAGMFASALTSSTTVAFVLGTVICAIPVFIGQVAPSSNLIQSLSLVEQFQDFNTGVLPLASVLYFISLAIMMLYLNRVLITRRHWSSQEQNSMGLQYLVRTVSLAVILISVNAIVSYGSSRIDMTSERVYSLSQTTKDLISKIDDKNPVTIEAFISPEVSREYVPIRKRLIGLLREYDQLGGKRLQVRFVDVEPFSKEEEEARLLDISPQRVQTERGGRAYVETIFMGAVVKSATDEVVIPFFNVGTPIEYELTRSIRTVSKDDRLTVGILNTDASIFGGLDMSMGGNQPPWLIVSELKKQYRVEQVSPDSPISDTDYDVLLAVLPSSLTEPQLKNLVDYVKKGKPTLICDDPLPVFGGGRGIQMAPRMPKPSPGGMMGMRQPPPTPKAYEGRLTPLMNLLEIAWDNGEVVFDYFNPHPEFAEVVRPELIFISPKSGTKSAFSLDSNITSGLQEMLTFFPGSIRPRKDRNLNFEPLLRTGPNSGLLAWGEITSPFFNSVRIVQDPVRVIDEHAHVLAAHITSTPKSKVKDLNVIFVADADLISDELFNIRERQAFGLKIDNVTFLLNCVDQLAGDDSYISLRKRRQKHRTLTLVERETSVFIKERNAEREKANEVADAKLEEARDRLKEQREKIEKDPSMDSREKQIRLRMAEENESRRLEVDEAKIEREKQQQVEKIKAQTERQIREIENRIRWYAILVPPFPAILLGICFLFFRLKHENQNIAPDRRLK